TAAATTAGCTCAGTTACATACCTAAGGGCGTCGTACATAAGTGCCCAAagcaaaatttcagaaaatacaACAAGGGCAATAATATAATGATGCAAATTGCAATTTCAACACCTAACCGGATTCTTCATTTGGCGGCATGTAATGGCATTTAGTCAATCACATTCAGGGGTTCTTAAAAAGCTTCTAGAGCTATTCACTGAATGATCTCCGTATAAGATTCCGTGCGATAACTCAAACAATGGTTGTGATTGATTCGGTCACATTTCCCAGTATCACTGAAATACAGAATTGAAACCACAACAACTGAAAGAGAACGGAAAAAAGGAAACGTGGGTTGAAATTAAGGCAGGAAAAAGTAAAAATCGGTGAAGAATTAAGACGTACCGAAATAGCGGCGCTCGTTGGCAGCCTTGGCCTTCTCGAGCATCTTGTCGAGATCCTCTTGAAGCTTAACATCCCATTTGACGAGCTGATTCGCAAAGATTACGCCCAGGCCCATCCCTAGAACGTGTTCCCATGGATCTAAAACCCAATCCAATCAAGAAAACATCGAAAACTGGAGATTCAAAGCGATTTACGCTTAAGAAAATTTATATATCTTTTAtattcaaagttttgaagaacTTACGCCTCATCAGGGGAAGTTTTCGGAGGCCGTTGGAGTATACCTGGGTACCGAAACCCAGCAGAGCTCCGATCAGTGTTGCGCTCGCCGGCATTTTCtcttagtctctctctctctctctctcttctgtggCCTTGGCGTCAGTTTCCTTCGTGGTTTTAAAACCCGAATCGGGAAAGGAATTGGTCGCTGCCATTCCGAGTCTCCCAAATGTATCAAATCGTAATTGGTTCCACGAAACTAATGAATCGGCCATTGAACTCGCTGATTCTAGGGATTCTTGGAGTGAATCGGGTACATCGGATCAGTCGAAATCGAGATTCGTCCCTCCTGACTGAAATTGGGATCAGTCTCagccgattccaatccaatgtgGATCGACagattttttagtttaattctcgattcttgaaaccttggtttccTTCTCCATCATTTCCCCTTGTTGTAGTATTGTAGGTCCCGTTTATTTGACAGGGACTTAAGTGGGGAGGGAGAATTAAGGTGAGAAAGTGCTGATGTAGCACTTCGAAATCCAACTCCAACCTTAGTTATTTAACTGGAATGATGAATTTACAAAAGCTCAAGCAATAGCATTAAATGTTTTGTATTAatgtgacacttcaaaatcTCCTCACTATATGATCCGAAGTctcataaaaaacaaaggactTTGGTTATTGTTCATGCGAAAACTAAAAAACTCACCCTTGTTCCTCAACCCACTATAGTATGGGACCTAGTCTTCCCGTCAAATAAACGGGTCGTAGAGTTTTGAGTATGCCTAATGAAATATaacatttcagtattttttctcataaaaaaaaaaaaaaaatacatgggTAAAGGCATGTGATAGAAGACCCTGACAAAGATACTGCTTAAGCAAGATGTAGGAGAAGCTCAGGCAAGGTTTTCaatgatcaaaattttggaatttcagttttttgcaaatgaaacaaaatatcAGAGCAGACACTAGTCGTTTTCAATTCAACATAAACCGGGCATAAGAGGAATTCAGTGTAATGTTTGAGAGGGACATGATCTCCTACAGTGTATTGATCACAGCTCTTAAAGATCATGAGAGCGCCCATGAAGCTCTGCAACTCCTCTCGAGGATGCGAAAGGAAAGACTAAGACAAAACGAAGTCACTTTGTTGGTGGGATGCTCAATGTGTGAGGAATGGTGTGAGTAATTCATGCTGATGATAGTAACTTGGGGATTATTCCATTGTCTGATAACTATGCTTGCATGGTTGATCTTGGATGATCAAGGGGACTAGCATAGAAACTAATCTAGGATGGTTTTGTTACCATCAGAGCTGATCGAAGAGCACTCTTTCCCAGTGGTCGAGCTGATTTACAATCAGCCTAGTCACGACCACCCTATGGTCAAGCTACTCGTACACCATtctctcccggtggtcgagcTAATCTACGAGTACCATTGCACTGATATGTCTTGTTAGGAGCTTGTAGGGTCAATGGCAATGTTGAGCTGGGTGAGATTGCAGTCAGGCATCTATTTGAATCGGAGCTGGAGATTGTAGATTGCAGTCAGGCATCTGTTTACCTCTTTTTTCGGGGTTACACTAATTAATTTTTCATCCACATACAATTGTTTGAGCAAATGACATGCATCAAATAAGAGGTTGAAAAGTTCCCATGGCCACTTGGAGAAGTTGAATGATCTGGAAGCAATCATCTCCTATCATTGTGTTCATATCTTCCTCCTTCAGAAGCTACATTGCTTGTATTAACACCCTTTAATAGTTTGTGATCAGTTGTTCTGAAGTTGTCTGTGGCTCGAAGCCATTATTGGAGCTTTGTTGATGTAAAGACAATTGGATCATGTCTTGAGAGCTGTTTGGGCATGAACTTCCTGATGGGCAGTTCATTAGACCATTGTATATGAAATTGTAATGAAAAAACAATGGAGAatctaaataataaaatttttgttttcacAGCCGTTTTTTATGAGCTCATCAAAATGACATGCTATTTTGAGGCCACATGATAATTTGGcaattttgaccattggataggCAGGTCGAGGATTGGATTAACCACCTGTCTGTCAAATTTAATCAAATCACACCCATTTATGTCTATTCATCCACACTTGCAGTTGCTATCTTTATTTCCACTCGAAAAATTACGTtcaggctgaaacttgacatctaGGCAGGAGATCCATCCATCCAGAAAATCTAGGCCCCATCTGATCTGGAAACAtttgcccaaaaaagtacccaATCTATGGTAAAGAAACTTTGTGAACCCAGCAAAACActaattttctcaaaatttcaTCTTAAATAAATGACCACATATGAATATGAACTGGTCACCTTTGACTATAGCTCATCCTGAGAGAGAACCTAACACTGCACCCCCAGTACTGGTACCATGTTAGCACTACTGTTCCCTTGAACAAATAATACTTTTAGCCGTTTATCATTATTCAAGGTCACTCGCACAGAAGAAGATTTCAAACCAAGTTTTCATAGACCAGGTATGTTGTTGTAATCATGTCTTCAATGGAGCTTTCTTTTCTCTGTCAGATATTCGAGCAGGAGCATTTGAGTGCGACTTAAACCGACCTCTGCccccctcttccttctcctGAAAAGAATAAATCATACAAAATATTAGTTTTCATTCATGGGTGTAAGcacaaagaaaattaagaaacagACAATCCACCATATAGTTACTGAATGTCTGAACTTGGCAAATAACTCAACTTCTAGCCAAACAAAACCACTTCAAATTGTTCTCATTCAACCAAGGTCGACAGTTGCAGTTGGAAGTCATATGTTAAACTTCACCAAGTAACAAGTCAAACTACAATTACAGAGCTAGTTTTTACCATTTCAAATTACGGTGTGATAACATAACATGAATTTTAAGAATATGATTTATGTATTTGAAACGGATATGTGTATATCAACACCTGGGATAGGTGTCATAATAATTCCACATGCATATACTAATTTCAGTGTTTGCATGACTTTGACATGGTATACGAAACTGTTGAATTATGAATAAACACATTGGCCAAGTCACACAGGATTCAAGCCAACTTAAGATATAACACAGTGGTTTAGACATgagaaaagaggggggagggggggaggcaTTTCACTGCAAAATCACTACAAAACAAGCTCATTTGCAGTTCAGATATGATGCACTCATGCTTATAATAGACAGTACAAAGTGGAGACACATGCTTGTCAGTTGTCACAACACTAATGTAGAAACAATTTCTGTTTCCTTCTAGCTTCCACCTAGTAGGTGGTATTGATGCCTACCTTTTTCTTTACAATTTGAACCACATCCTTTTTCTTTACATACCTTTTTCTTTACAATTTGAACCACATCCTCATCATGGAGAACCTGAGAAAGACCACAATGCTGTGGATAGTGCCTTGCACTTGTGCCCCATACAAGCACGTATTTCACCTCTTTCACCAGATTTCTATGTATGTGGTTACAGAAGTCTTCTACCGTACAGCCACCTCTGTCCTAAAATCAGACACCAAAGAAGCCCAGATCAATAAGGACAATCTTCTTTAGTAAATTTTTGACAACCAAAAACTTATTAAAGCACAAGACAGATGACTTACAGAAGAAAGAACTACAGGATCTGCGAAATCAGGTTGCTGCCCCTGTGGCTTTGTGTAAACTCTTACAAGCCCCATTGCCTCCCACATCTTCGCTAGTAGTCTGTCTAAATTCAGCtgtttaaaaaatcaaaacatgCATGTCAATGCTTCTCAACCTACTTCAACAACAGAATGAAACATCATCACATTACAATTTTCATAGAACTATTTTGTCCTCTTTATAGATTCATTCAAGTAAACAATTTAGCAAAAGGCAATTTGGCTTTGTACTACGAGGTAACCTTACAAACTATTCATGTTTGAAACTTGCCCAACTTTTGTGATCGAATCACCAATTCAAGGCAGTCTTAAATCTTAATCAACTCAGGCTGGTTGTACCATGcaagattttaaattttgacaGAATCCAAAGTCTCAGGATCTTGGCCAACAGGCTTCGAGCTGAGTAAGCGAAGAGCCGAAGACATATTTGAACCCAAGATTAAACCACTGCACCATATTATTAGATCATACCATTGAGCAAGTCATACAGAGAAAACACACCAACCAagattttacttattttttattttgcagtAAAAAGATTCTACATGAAGAACCTGTGACAATATTAGAACCTGAAATCAGTACCTGTGcagagagaagaaacaaagtaggaggagaagaaaaagtggAGAAAACAGCCCTCAATTAGAGAGAACAGAATACATCTCTAATCATGGGAGGGGGAATATTTTacaacattaaaataaaatgtaTTTACAAGAAAGGACATATTTATGTGCAAATTACGCACAAGGACATAATTACATAAAGACACTACCTGAAATACCCCTACAGTACGACTATTTcttaacactccctctcaaaCTGCGGTCCTTATGTGTAAATTACACAAGGACATAATAACATAAAGACACTACCTGAAATACCACTGCGGTATGACTAATTTcttaacactccctctcaaaTTGGAGCATAGATACCATCCATGCTCAGCTTGGAATACCCTTGGAAAAAACTCACTCCAAAACAAGACCTTGGTATACAAGTCTCCAAGTTAACCACCAGAGCTCACAAAAGGAGTAGAaatcaatttcttatttcttcATCACTGCATCTTGCACAAAATGACAGCCCACACAATATGTTTGTTTCTCTTGTGGAAGactggattactagcaatataaaATGGCCGCCTAATTATCACAAAATATTTCCATAGGCTTACTAACCAGAAACCAAGCTCTTGAACAAGGGATTTTGGCCACATCAATTCAACTGTAATATGAaccatagctctatactcaaCCTTGGCACTAGATTGAGCAACAGtagtttgctttttactcctccatgtaacaAGATTACCTCTAACAAACGTACAATAACCTGTGGTAGATCTCCGATCACCATCGGCACCAGCCTAGTCTATATCAGAATAACCAATGATATTAATTTGACCATGACGACGATAAATAAGTCCTTTTTCTGGAGCACCCTTAAGATACCTCAGGATACGACATGTTGCCTCCCAATGAGCCTGTTTAGGCTTTTCCATAAACTAGCTAACACACCAACAACAGAAGATATGTCAGGTCCAGTAATAGTAAGATAAATGAGCGTGCCGACTAACCTCCTATACTTATGTTTGTCTGCCAACTCCTCGTCATCAGAAACTCCAAGTTTTACATGAGGATCCATAGAAGTATCTATAGGCTTACAACCTGCCATCTAAATCTCAGtcagaagatcaagaacatactttctctgagaCAACCGAAGACCTTTCTTGCTGCAAATCACCTTAATACCAAGAAAACATTTCAGAACTCCCAAATCTTTCATCTGGAAGTGTTGCTGTAAATAAGATTTAACCAGTTCAATCCCAGACAAGTCATTACTAGaaacaataatatcatcaacaaaaacagCCAGCACAATCACTTTAGAGACCTAAGGGCGAACAAACACTAAATGGTTAGAGTAACTTTGAGAGAAACCATCGCCAACAACCACCTTGCTAAATTTGTCAAACCATACTCCCGGAAACTGTTTCTTCTCTGTCATCCACTCCTTATATTCAGGTGAGTTTGCGGCAGGTGGAATAGTCAGATACTCCATCTTTCTATTGGGAGTGATATACACCTAAACATCCTGGGCCTTGAAAAGATAATTTGAAGCACCGTTCAATTTTATAGAGATGATTTGGACATTGACATTGTTCGTAAGAGGCTTAGAATCAGCCATGATACAATATTCAGTAATACCAACTCACAGAGAAGAACTCAAAACAACCAGCCACAAAGAACCAATATCTGCACCTGTCACAATGCTCAACCAATACTAATTACCAGCAACAAAAAACACCAGATCTGAACTAAAGAAGATCAAAACAGAAGcaaaaaaaacaccagaaacagcCAGTCGCAGGGTacacaaaaccttaaaaaaattgCAAGGTACTAAAACCCCAGAACCGTATAGGTTAGGGTTGTCTACTAGGTCTAAAATTTTGACCACATACACTCCAATATAGAGAGAATATATCCCCAAATTTTCACAAACAATAAATAGGGTTCTTAAAAAATCTcacaaaaaattagggttttacaaGAACTGAGGAAATCTGATCCAATACACAGAAAGAAGATGATCAGACCTCAATACTGTACTCGCAATAATATTCTTGACTTACTGGTGGAGAAGAATGTACCAACAGCACCAAGAATACCACATAGAGATCAAACCCTCATGTGCATGGAGAAAAATCTCCTACGCAGGTAACAAAACAGACATCCCTTGCGCAGGCGAATTGCATCATCAAGTACACTTTTCTTCGATATAACGCAGACCACAACTCCTCCAGTAATCACTACAAAAGTACTTgaagaaaccctagttgtgCATGTTTACGAAACTAGGGTTCTACTGAACACAAAGCAGCATAGGTGGCGGCACGCCACAAAATAGTGAAGAATCCTAACAATCACTCAAAACAATGATGGAAGAGAACAGCAGGTACTGAAATcaacgctctgataccatgtgacggTATTAGAACCTAAAATCAGTACCTGCGcacagagagaagaagaaagaaagtaagaggaaaagaaagaaaaaacagtcCATGATGTCATGGGAGGGGGAATGTTTTATAACATTAAAATATGATGTATTTACAAATAAGGAATGCTTATGTGTAAATTACACATAAGGACATAATAACATAAAGACAATACCAGAAATACCCCAGCAGTACTACTAATCTCTTTGCAGAACTTACCCTCAGGTTGCAACTAATGACAATGGAATTTGGCTGCCGGGCTAGTCTGTCGACATCATCAATACCAATGACATCAATTTTGTTGTAGACATATATACACTTCATGTACTTACGATTTCCCTCAATTACATCTATGAGATCATCTACTGTCGCATCTTCACGGAATAACACCTACAGTTGAAATCAACAAAGGACATGAGATTCAGGCAGGTAAGCCATATATTGTTCATAATAATGCCCAAAGCTTTTAACCAATTCATGAGTATAATGCAATGTTACTACAAAAAAGTTATAGAAGGTCACCGGCTAACAAAAAATATGGATGTATGTACAGGATCAACAATGGAACAGCCATATATAGCAGTATAACTTCAGAACACACCAGCATTTGTGACTCAGCTATATAAGAATCATGTCTTCTATAACTAGGGATTCCATCTGCCAACCCTTTGCTTGTTATCTATTCTCTCTCCCTCATATATTCAGTATTAATCATAAGCAGAAACTTCTTAAAAGTAGGAAAAGGAAATGTCAATCCATCAAGTGGATCCCCTGTTCATGTGGAGAATTTCAGGGATAAATGGATTTTAAAAAGCCCTCTTTTCAAGGTATCTATTTCAAGGTAGAAATTAAACTTTCTCTGATGGTTAACTTTGAATTTTATAAAGGAAGAGAGCCAGCGGAAACAAAAAGGTTAAAAACTACAATGTGGGTCATTATGAGGAAAAAGGTATAATACATGATGGTTCATACAGTTAACATGGGCAGGATAAATTTTCAAACACGTGGCTGAATTGGCTGACCCCAATGTCCCCACTATCTATCAGATGGACAATCTGAATGAGCCACATCATCCTTTCATGTGGCAGAAATAGAAGTCACCTAGCAAAAGAACTAGGTGATCCAAAACTAGAAACCTATTGCCGTAAATAAGATGTAGGGCAGAAAATTGCAGAATTAAAAAGCCGAGTAGAAAAAAGCATGAATGGTTTCAGAAGATTGGTTCTTAGCATTCAAAGGAACTAGGAGGCATTTTATAAGagcaaaaatatattttcattcttgGGAATCTCGTTGTTTCTGTATTCCTACTACTTTCCGAACAGCTTGAAGTTCCTTCACTGAAAGAGTAGCCCACTTAAAGGTATTGGAATCACTTCCAATAATACAAAAGGAAGCACCTGCTTTGGCCAGGAAGCTGGCATTCACtacaaaatatataaatattacaGAATAAGGAGGATGATCCTAGTATCGAGAATACATACTTCTATAAATTCCTAGTATTAAGAATATAATCAACAAAACTATCAAGCCTTGATGGTCAAACATTCTTCTTGCATCGCACTACAATAAAaggaccatagttgtcacggcgtctaggcaacccaaggcattggagggggtgCCTAGACACAAGGTGAAACCAACAAGGCATCCAAGGTGCCCAGATGCCTAGAAgtcgcctaggcgatgccttgacaactatgaaaagGACTCTTTCATCCCAAATTCCCAAGAAGTTGCAAGACCAAATCATACAATATTGGAATTTCACATATTAGAAGTCTCAGAACAATGGAAATCACTTTACCCCTGTGGTTCTTTTATGCAATTTAGAGAATTTCTGCAGTTATAGTTGTAATAGAAAAACTggaggaaaaaataaaagaaggtacCTCTGCGTTGTGTATCTTGTATTCATGAAGAATTTGGTAGCAAAGTTTCTCATCCACATGAGTCAGAGGCATTGTGCTGTTAAAAGAAATGCCCCCcgtctttttcttcttaaagtATATCTGCAAAGAGATAAAAAGCACGAACATAATAAGCCTTAAAAAGTAATGAACAAATTATCTTTTGTAGCCATTGGCATATATTTGACCCCAACCCCTCCCCAAGGACTAAGATAACATCTCACATGCATTAGTTTAATTCAATGTTTAGTGGATCAAAGTAAACCAGAAACCCGTGGTGGAGTGCCACATTTGACCTGCCTTAATTAAAGTGAGCTCAATAACAAAGCAAAGTTCTTCCACATAAGTAGGGAACCAGTAATCACTCACTTATTTGAAGTTTTATGTCAGAGTTGAAGTCCTAGTGATAagttcaaaagaacaaaaaggtcAGCAGCAAACCAGGCCATCAAACTGGACCACGAATGGATTTATAGGCTTAATTTGAGTGCCCAATGGGTTGTATGGGCAATGATGGgctttatatttttgggtttactattgtaatgggccacttctCTTAGTCCAAACATTAGGGATTTAACTCTTATACAGGATtcagtagtttttattttgtaatgttctagaataacttctattttgaagagagaCTTGAGTTGTAAGGGATTCTCCCTACCATACATaggggtttcctattttgcttgtttccatgaagttataaataaagagtacGGGATCGTACCCACTACCAAcgatttgagaaaaaaagatTCTCCTTGAGCTTGTAACTTCGGTAAGAGACGGAGCATGGTTTTGTAGGATTCAAAACTGCTCTACTGTGGGATGCTGTGGGGAAACCTAGGTGGAACGCATTGACTTCAGTTTCTAAACCTGATAAGTGGTTATTTTCTATATTGTTCCAGTTACTAATTTCAAATATGTTTCTATTTGAGTTTGATTTCTATTCTGCTTTCTAAAATTCTGAGTTACTAAATATGAGTCTCACTACAGTATTTGAATTTGAGTTGCTATTTGGGACTAGTTATTTTTTAGGCCCCTTTGAAACTCCAGATCCAACCAATGGATCCCAATCTAATTTTGAGGGTTTGTTATCCATCTTAAATTTGACCATTCAACCAAAGAATCAGTCCTCATCAGACTGATCTTTTCTATGTTTAAGCAAATCTCTCATTCTGGCATTAGCCTTTGGTGATCTAGGATCCCATTACCTAGCTTCAGTTGGAGTCCAAAACTAGTCTCGCCCATGGaagttttatggtttttttttttcttttttgatagataACTGAAACTATATTGGTGAAGAAAAAGCTAGAATACACAATAATATACAATAACAGCAGGCCGAAGACCAAAAACCTCAAAAGAGAACTACACAATAGGATGGGGCCCTAAATATAATGATTGCCAAGCCATACCCTCGCAAGTTCATCCTCTATTGGATTCGCCAACCTCTTCCTCCAAGAGAGTAAACTCCCCTTGGGAGTTGGGAAGATAACAGTATTACTTTCCTAGTCAGAAAAAGATCTCTCTAGGGTCCCTTCCCCTCCTGTTTTTTTAAGCCAACTAATCAACAGCTGGGAGTGCCCCTTCACACACACTTTAAGCCATCCATTAGCCAGAGAAACCTACAGCCCTAGGATAATTGCTCCGAGTTCAGCAGTTTCTGAGCAAGAAGATCAAATAGGGGGCCCGACAACATGAATAAGATCTCAGCAACATATTGCCAAACACACTCCCAATGCCTGCAGCACCCCTTGGGTTGCCAATTGAGCTACCATCCATATTATGCTTAATGACATCATGATGAAGAGGAACCTAACTATCCAGCAAGCTGCTCCTGCAACAGAGAAGAGGAGGCTACGAATTCCCAATGCCTCAGGAAGTAAGCTATATATACTGTGGAAATCTCTAAGGTGTAGCTCATCTCACTCTCCTCTCCCTAAACAGATCACAAATGTCGTGGATAGATCTTTGCCATCCCCTAAACTTCCTACAGCTCCTTTTCTCCCACAAGGTCCAAATGTCATCAAAAACACAGATCTCCACATGAGCTCTTGCCCACGGGATTTGACTACCAAGCCTCCATGAAATCTTGGGCACCTTGTGGATGATTCCAAATTTTAAGGCTTGAGGTGGAAAGTGACTCGTTGCTTCTGGTACATGTTGACATGGCCATGGCCCAATCACCCCAAAAGATACATCTGTTAGGGAGAGGAACCATCGCACTATATATGCCCAAGATCTTCCCCATAAGTGGACGATGTGGGACTATCGGGAGGGGAGTTTGAGGCTGTGATGATCTCGCCAACTCAATCCATGTTGCCCTCGCTAGGGGGGGACCACACCACAGTATCCCCACACCCACATCCAcacatttttgggtttagctctgataccaccgTCACAGGCCTGGCCCAACCACCCCAAAAGATGCATCTATTAGGGGGAGGAACCATCCCACTATACATGCCCAAGATCTTCCCCATAAGTGGGTGATGTAGGACTATTGGGAGGGGAGTTTGAAGCTATGACAATGTgctccagaaaaaaaaaggtttagcCAATTCAGATAATGTATTCctggaagaaaattttgaagcTTGTCGACGAACTGCAGATACCAGCTAGGCCCAGACGGTCCTAGAGAAGGACAAAAAATGAAGGGATAATAGGTGGATTCTCTACTTAGCATGCAGAGGAGACACCAGAGGAAAACAAAGTTTCTACTCACTTTCTTCTAAAAGCTTATCACAAGTATTAACGTTTACCGTGACTCACCTCCCCTGAAGCCATTTTATGGAGtttcttaattttctgttttgctaATTTGAGTTGTAATAAAAGAAGGAATAGACTAAACCCCCCGTGGGTTTGCTTTGCTAGTTTAGGACGATGTGCTTCAGTCACGGGGTCCCAGGTTCGAGTCCCCACGAATGAAGTGTTGCACGGGGTAGGGGAGGCTTCGTGTAAAGGGTTTTGCCTAAGGCCTGAACCATAAACCCGGGCAGGTTCAAGGGTTTTCTcgtaagcaaaaaaaaaaaagaaggaatagacTGAAAAGTCTTTTGGAGATCTACAATATATACTTTTTCACTCCTTTGGAGCTGACAGTTTAACGACATAACGTTCCAGTTTTTCCAATTGATGCTGTGTGAATTATAGCTTCTCTTGCGAGGATTCTCAAGATCCTTTGGTAGACTCCAAGGTCTCTTTCAAACGTGGATTTCtgctccttctcttctattgtgtttatttaatttttcttgttCTGCAATACATCAGTAACAGGTTAGTTTTTTGAGAAATACCCTGTTTTAAGAATTTATGTTGCTAATATTCTTTTATTCATATCTCTTAATTTAGTGATCCTTAGCTAAGTTTCTGTTATCAAATATTTCCCAAATCTGATCTCTGAAATTCAGTTTAATACTTAGATGAGTACTTTCTaagaaagcctatgacagagtcctagagatttaatctggaATGTTCTTGCAAAGAGAGaggtgtcgagtaaatatataGATGTAAAGAAAACCGGGTGTGGTGACCAgtgtgagatttgtgggaggccagagcaaggaattcccaattatgagtgggttacatcaaggatcagccctaagcccttatttgtttgcacttatcatggatgaagtaaccaagaacatccaagacgaggtcccgtggtgtatgtTCTTCgtcgatgatatcgttttggtggatgagacaaaagcaaggattaaagcaaagttagagttgtggagatcaactttggaaacaagagggtttaagattagtagatcaaagacagagtatatgatgtgtaactttagtcaaactatgatggataatgacatggtgatgaagaaggtgacatagatgatgatgtgtcacagagaattaaagtgggatggatgatgTGGAGAGGTGCGACTAAAGTATTGTGTgaccgacatattcctttataccttaaaggaaagttctacaggactgttgtccaaccagctatgatgtatggggcggaatgttgggcagttaagaagtgtcatatagcgaagctgtgttgcagagatgaggatgttaagatggatgtgcagcaaaactaggaaggacaaAGTGAGGAGCGAACATATTGGAGCTGATGTGAGAGTTGCCCTGATCAGCGACAAGCTCCATGAATGTCGTctaaggtggtttggccatgttcaacagaggcctggGGATGcaccagtacggaggagtgatctAATTGAAGGGGCTAAAAGAGCCCGggacaggcctaaaatgaccataggagagaTTGT
This genomic stretch from Telopea speciosissima isolate NSW1024214 ecotype Mountain lineage unplaced genomic scaffold, Tspe_v1 Tspe_v1.0266, whole genome shotgun sequence harbors:
- the LOC122647910 gene encoding developmentally-regulated G-protein 1 encodes the protein MGIIEKIKEIEAEMARTQKNKATEYHLGQLKAKIAKLRTQLLEPPKGSSGAGEGFEVTKFGHGRVALIGFPSVGKSTLLTQLTGTHSEAASYEFTTLTCIPGIIHYNDTKIQLLDLPGIIEGASEGKGRGRQVIAVSKSSDIVLMVLDASKSEGHRQILTRELEAVGLRLNKRPPQIYFKKKKTGGISFNSTMPLTHVDEKLCYQILHEYKIHNAEVLFREDATVDDLIDVIEGNRKYMKCIYVYNKIDVIGIDDVDRLARQPNSIVISCNLRLNLDRLLAKMWEAMGLVRVYTKPQGQQPDFADPVVLSSDRGGCTVEDFCNHIHRNLVKEVKYVLVWGTSARHYPQHCGLSQVLHDEDVVQIVKKKEKEEGGRGRFKSHSNAPARISDREKKAPLKT
- the LOC122647913 gene encoding uncharacterized protein LOC122647913, with amino-acid sequence MPASATLIGALLGFGTQVYSNGLRKLPLMRHPWEHVLGMGLGVIFANQLVKWDVKLQEDLDKMLEKAKAANERRYFGTS